In the genome of Synergistaceae bacterium, the window CTATCATAAGTAAACCGCGTTTGTACTCGCCTGCTTGAGTTATCGAAATTGGAAATCCTGAAAACGTGCCCGCGATTAACTCATCACGAGTCTGAATGCCAGTTGATTCACATAATTTGCGTTCATAAAGAGTGCTTGTGCTTGGGGTCTCATTGTCTGCCATAAAAAATTACCTCCTTGATTACAGTTTAAAACTTTTTGCGTGTTTGAATGCCCGTTGTTCTTCCGGAGTCAAGTGTGTTGCTTCATACTCGGCTTGTTCTAGTTCGCGTTCTTCTGCTTCTAGTTCTGCGTCGATTCTGTCCTGTTCGATTAATGAGTCAATCAGCTCATCGGTTATTTCTCCGCCTTCACGTGATTGTAATTCGCCGTTTTCGTCATATTCGAATGTCCGCAAAACTTTGTAAGTTACTCCGTCTCTAGTGATTTCGTTTGCCATTGATGAAGCCTGCCATTAATTTAATTGCTTGTTCATGTCTGTCCTGCACTTTTTCTTTGACGGGCAAGAAATTTATTGCGGGAGTATTTATTTTATTTTCGGGCTCCGGGTCTTTATTGATTAACTCGTCTGCAAACCCTAATTCTTTTGCGGTCTGGGCGTTCATGTAAGTCTCTCTGTTCATGAGATCAATAATAGTTTCACGCGCGAGTCCTGTTTTAGATTCATAAATGTCAACCACTGAAGATTTGAAAATTTCGAGGACTTCTGCAGCTTTCTTGAACTCGTCAGAATCGCCGAACACACACGTAATGGGATTATGAATCATCATGCATGAACCGGGGCACATGATAATTTTATTTCCGGCCATAGCTATAATGCTTGCTCCCGACGCGCATAGACCTTCGACTCTAACTTGAATATCAACATTTAAACTTTTCAATAAATTATAAATTGCGATACTCTCGAACATGTCGCCGCCTTCTGAATTTATGTGAATGACGA includes:
- a CDS encoding Clp protease ClpP gives rise to the protein MTRIRNDANSETESNTQIQDIYVYSMIEHDGLFGMSAGKLLSQLQSSQNLSQIVIHINSEGGDMFESIAIYNLLKSLNVDIQVRVEGLCASGASIIAMAGNKIIMCPGSCMMIHNPITCVFGDSDEFKKAAEVLEIFKSSVVDIYESKTGLARETIIDLMNRETYMNAQTAKELGFADELINKDPEPENKINTPAINFLPVKEKVQDRHEQAIKLMAGFINGKRNH